Proteins encoded within one genomic window of Sebastes fasciatus isolate fSebFas1 chromosome 18, fSebFas1.pri, whole genome shotgun sequence:
- the LOC141756431 gene encoding uncharacterized protein LOC141756431: MWRCWMPFILAWVSMATPTLCQSGDWGSGFDIDSAIMATNDTSQAVGDEPVRIRNDQDWITSAAFSPSSPSSASPTLQYEPQLDKCSVHFSTNPAVARRLKAQKEELAYLQAIQHGNKAVMENLVQFVGAELGDQSYEDVIKENVIGTQEDHKSCHEVVEKAEEDMEKQLEGEVLSAGMQKIREESLAFEDMLRAAADIANRLEISSQALHASFTKQLKDIAKIHR, encoded by the exons ATGTGGCGTTGTTGGATGCCCTTCATCTTGGCCTGGGTATCCATGGCAACCCCAACGCTCTGCCAAAGTGGAGACTGGGGTTCAGGCTTTGATATCGACTCTGCGATAATGGCCACCAATGACACATCTCAGGCAGTCGGTGATGAGCCTGTGAGGATAAGAAACGATCAAGACTGGATCACATCAGCAGCTttctcaccatcatcaccatcatcagccTCACCTACGCTGCAGTACGAGCCTCAACTGGACAAGTGCTCAGTCCACTTCAGCACTAACCCCGCTGTGGCTCGACGTCTGAAGGCCCAGAAAGAGGAGCTGGCATATCTGCAGGCCATCCAGCATGGAAACAAGGCAGTGATGGAGAACTTGGTGCAGTTTGTGGGGGCAGAGCTGGGAGATCAGAGCTACGAGGACGTGATTAAGGAAAATGTCATTGGCACCCAAGAGGACCACAAGAGTTGCCACGAGGTGGTAGAGAAAGCTGAAGAAGATATGGAAAAGCAGCTGGAAGGGGAAGTGTTGAGCGCTGGGATGCAGAA AATCAGAGAGGAGTCCTTGGCCTTTGAAGACATGCTCCGTGCCGCAGCGGACATCGCCAACAGGCTGGAGATCTCATCGCAGGCCCTGCACGCTTCATTCACCAAGCAGCTGAAAGACATTGCCAAGATTCATCGCTAA
- the chrna2b gene encoding neuronal acetylcholine receptor subunit alpha-2 yields the protein MGHNHLFSVVRTAVLCSLLLYQSVLCHEKTHSHAEDELFKTLFAGYSKWSRPVPNISDVVIVKFGLSIAQLIDVDEKNQMMTTNVWLKQEWNDYKLRWKPSDYDNVTSIRVPSELIWVPDIVLYNNADGEFAVTHMTKAHLFHNGKVRWVPPAIYKSSCSIDVTFFPFDQQNCKMKFGSWTYDKAKIDLETTEKAVDLNNYWESGEWAIINAVGTYNTKKYDCCHEIYPDITLR from the exons ATGGGACACAACCACCTGTTCTCTGTGGTGAGGACGGCTGTTTTATGCTCGCTGCTCTTGTATCAGTCAG TTCTTTGTCATGAGAAGACCCACTCTCACGCTGAGGATGAGCTCTTCAAGACGCTGTTCGCTGGTTACAGCAAGTGGTCGAGGCCCGTGCCGAACATCTCTGACGTGGTCATCGTCAAGTTTGGACTGTCCATAGCACAGCTCATTGATGTG gATGAGAAGAACCAAATGATGACAACCAACGTGTGGCTTAAACAG GAGTGGAATGACTACAAACTTCGCTGGAAACCTTCCGACTATGACAACGTGACGTCCATAAGAGTGCCGTCAGAGCTCATATGGGTACCGGACATCGTTCTCTACAACAA CGCTGATGGAGAGTTCGCTGTGACCCACATGACGAAGGCTCACCTGTTCCACAACGGTAAAGTCCGCTGGGTCCCTCCCGCCATTTACAAGAGCTCCTGCAGCATCGACGTCACCTTCTTCCCCTTCGATCAGCAGAACTGTAAAATGAAATTTGGCTCCTGGACGTACGACAAGGCCAAGATCGACCTGGAGACAACTGAAAAAGCAGTAGACCTGAACAACTACTGGGAGAGCGGCGAATGGGCCATCATCAACGCCGTGGGGACGTACAATACAAAGAAATACGACTGCTGCCATGAGATCTACCCAGACATCAC ACTGCGGTGA